TTAATCACCTGAAACAAGCAGCTATTATAATCTGAGAATTAGTGCATTTGTATTCATATTATTTTACAGTACGTATTTTAATGACTATAGACAATACACTACAACAGGCAGTGAATACGTGTAAAATCTAAACAGTGCTTGCTGTCCCTTTAAAAAAGGTACATTAAtcaagtttttcctttttttagaACTTTCCTTGTTTTTCCTAAATATTAATGCCATGCAGTGATGAACTACATGCTAATAAACCACAgtgtaaaacaaataattgaACAGTTAGATCACATAAATCTGCTTCATTTGTGTAAAGACTTCATGTGTGCGCGAAtcctgtgtgtgcataaatgtcTCCTCTTTTTGTCCTGAGAGAGTGTTTCTCTGAGGACAAAACCCATTAGCTGGATTATGGCAACCTGACCTAGAGccagaaaaacacatacaagGTACAAAGCATGCCAGATTGATGCAAGCCCATGCATCATATGCTCATTAGTATTTATCCGCTCAGCAATGTTTTGCAAAGTGTAAAAGGGATGACACTTGATTTAAACAGAGTTCTTAGATACTCATCCTCCCCAAACCCCATTTTTAGAATGAATAAAGCTGATGGAGTATTTAATTTCAGGCGGTATGCAGAACAAGAACCGAACCACTCAGTTGGTCACTCTAGCAAAATAAAGTAATGAAATTTGATGCAATGCCATATTTAGGTAGCAAAGTGGAGGACAAATAGGAGATGAGAGATAAGGTTAGAAATATAAGGAAAGGGAGATGGAGAAGCACTAAGTGATTCATTTCAAGAAGGAATTTaactgtaaaaggaaaaagaatATAAAAGTTTGAGATATCAAAGGGGTTTAAGCAAAAAGgttgcagagacagacagtgatgatttattttaaaagggaGATCAGCTGTAAGATAGAACACAATAATGAGATCTGTACTCTCAATGGCAACAGCAAAGGTTGTTCTTGGTCAAGCTGAATAATGCAGGACTCCAGGCCAAGCCCCAGACTGAAATAGGCAGAGTggggacaaaaaaaacaaaacaaaacaaaaaataaagggaGGCCAGGAGTCCAATGCTGTCCAAACCGTGACATGGTGAGCTTTTTGCTGGGGAAGAGCAGCCTGAGCCCAAGGCACGTGGGGTTGTTACATAACACAGTCAGCAGATGGTCTACACAAGCacagatgtgagtgtgtgtgtgactgagtgagTGTCAGAGGGACTGTTATCCAGCCATGCGAGGAAATGCCTGAACATGTATGGGTGTCTCATAAGTGCACATGTGGCAGAGTTGTACATTAAATGAAAGTACTCTGAATTTGATGTATGTGAACAAAACAGCTTTGGAGGATGCATACTCTGGTGACTAACCTTGCTTTTATCTGGGTGTGTGTAGTTGTTTGTGTTTAGGTATGCATACTGTACCTTTTATGCATATGAGCATGTAGCCTACAGTGTCCATGGGAGGTGCATTGTGCAGCAAGAGACCAACACTAATCTGTGCACATTCTTTGGTATtcaacagacaaaataaaaagacttgtctacagccatgctagcagctctgtgagcttGTACTAAGCCATACgtagtggtgctttgagctaaatatgAACGTCAGTATGCCAACAtcttcacaatgacaatgctaacaaaaacacatacacatactgagcaggcatacatgtccacacatgaAAAACAGGATTAAACATACACGCACATTGAAGGTAAAGTAGTTCTAATAAATATATGGCAATATAATTTAAAAGTTATATGTCCTTAACTCCTATAGTATACCAACATGAAGTTACAACTACTGTACAAGGGGAACTTGATAGAAATGGCTTTGACACTTGCTGTGGTGAACTGTGCAGGGGAATGTGATGCAAAGCATTACTGGAATGGAGAATTAAAGAGTCATGAAATCAACTTTGACATGGTCACCCTGtatacatgcaccactgctctTCAGATAGTGAAATGTCTCTGGCATGAATCACAGTAATACAgcaataaatatagaaatacagATTGGATAAGCTTTGCATGactccatatactgtacataaactgGTGACTGCAAATCACTTTGTGCTACGTTCTTCGAGTATTTCATCTGATAAGCACATGCTCTCTTTTGCATGTTATACTATCTTCACGCAATGAATTGGTATGAAAGGGTAATATGACAAATGTAAATCACTTTGTCCTCTAGCCCTTGGGACAATCACTAACAAGATGCAATACAACTTGGAAGGTTTAATCAAAATTGGAGCTGTGCTGCTGCAGTTATTGCCTCTCAAAGTGGGAAATTTTGacctttatatttttaacacaaaacagATCCCCTCAAGTTGTGTTAGGTCTGAGAAGGTCACATACCCACTCCTATAGTTTTACTGTATGGTGAACAAAAACCTCAGCAAAGTCAGTTTTGGGCAGAGCTGATGGAATGCAACTCATGTCATAATTTTTGTAAAACAAGCGTGATGACAGTAAAGACAAAGGTCTTACATTAAAGACTGCTGAGACAGTGCTGTCAATAGGGAGCTCTGCTGTGCCGTCACTGAAGGGGTGCAACAGACTCTGGATCAACATTCGGTGACACAATTCTTTTGCCTCCTCTTCTGTAGACCCATCTCCATGACGCATACACAGCCAGTCCAACAGAGTGCGACCTGAGAACAGAAGAGAAGTGAAGTGCAAGAATGAAATTGGCCTGGAGAATACAGAGCTCCACTTAATATGCTGGATATGGACTCtatattacttattttaagaTATCATAACTAGGTAAGCCAAGAAGAAAACTTGTGTTATTCTGACCAAAGAGTTGAAAAGAGATGTCTCACTTTCAGATGTGATAATTAAACACCTACAAGTGCAAACTCTGTTCACACCATTTACATGTGGGTGATAAGAGAGATGGTGGTAACTGTGCAGTACGAAGAATTAACAAATGCTAAATGATATTAGAAATAGAAGTTACCAGTACTTCTAATAATATCTCTCTCAGTTTTTAAactattattttggttttaaaacagtGATGGATGAACTTAATAtgactaaaaatgtgttttgggtgtttggaaagagaaaaaacacatggCTTAACATCGGGGTGTGGTTGTAGGGCTTgttaattttacatttgaatataattaattgaaaaacacaGTAGATTGTCTCTGTCATGGAAccagagcaagaaagaaaagtttgagCTGTAAGAAATATTATAGAAATTTGTCATAATCTCAAAATCCTTGAGCAGGTCTAGAGCTCAGATAAGGAAGAATCCTCTTTCTTGATGATGGCAGGAGCAGAATTAATCATTAGGGGTTGGAAAAATATTAACTATGTGACATCAACAGAGGATGTGGAGCCTTAAAGACAACACTATTACTTCAGAAAGTCCAACCAGGACACATTGTGCAGTCAGTtgtcaatgttgtttttaaaccatgTGATtcaggtttaaaaacaacatcaaatgaataaacaaagtCCTATGACTCATGGTCCTGTGGACACTGATTTGAGTACTTTGGAGTTGTATTTGACAAACACTAATGAAGGCTAATcctgaaaatgtattgtgtttcaTAAATTGTGTGACGTAATGCACAGGGACAGGTACAATCTTTAAGACACAGACCAACTTAACTAAGTCAAATCAGTTCAGGTCAAATTTACGTCCAAATTTACATTGTCAGTCTCAGGGAATGTGttcagctttttttcttctttacctctatcctctctccctcctaaGAGCTggatgtaaatggtaaatggactctACTTATATaacacctttctagtctttctttCTAGtctctgactactcaaagcgcatccactacatatcacattcaccccattcacactgATGTATGAaaataactaatcattcacacacactcgcacaccaaaggcacagccctcgggagcaatttggggttcagtgtcttgcccactTCGACTTGtggggggaagccgggatcgaactgcCGACATTCCGATTGGTGGaagacccgctctaccactaagccacagccgccctgCAACACTGCTACCCGATGTGACCTGGAAGATGTGCTGAACTGATCAATGTCACATGCACTGCTGAATTAGTGAGTGAAATAACCAGTctttgtgaataaaaacaggacAGCATACTATATGTCCTACAATTTCAATCCTACAATTATGAAATGCCAGACAGGCCAAATGTTGACATTAATGGGGATTCGAGATACAGTGTACCTCCATTGTTTGGCTACAGTAAATTCACCAGACAAAGTGAGAATGTATCTCCTATCATGACTTATTTTTGTCATGCAGATAAACTGTCACTTGGGTTTAGCATCCACAagtttgcagtgtgtgtgtttttttttgtctggaaTCAGAGGATGGCATCGCCTTGGGTGGGTAGCAGTGTTGTAATTCGGTCCTCTGATTTATGAGCAAAGGCACAAACAGTGGAGAGCAGCTGAGCTCTTGAAAGGCACCACAACAGAAAGCAGGACAGAGTGGCATTGTTTTATTAGAAAAGAGGCATTTGTTCTGAAGACACTTCTCAATAAAGAACCTCCACTGTTTCATCATGGTTTTCATGAGCTATTGTACTTTTAAATCATAACTTTAGTATTCCCACTGTGATCATTTGTATAATGTGATCATTTGTAAGTCATTAGAAGTTAATCACTAGGCAATTACCATAATCATTTCACAATACCATTGCATAATAACCTAATCTCAAATGAGGACAGGGCTTGGAGCCAAACAAATAGGAGTCACATTCGGCCCATTGGGGATTTCCAACAACAATAgtaaaaaattatgtaaatattttgataGAAGGAttctttgttttcctgtgaTACATTGCTTGGTCAGGAAAAGGTGAGAGCAGAGGAGTCAATAAAAGGAAtgacaaatttacattttttctaagattatttttttgggggctttttgcttttatttgataggaacagataaagagagaggaaatgtgtgtgtgtgtggggggggggtgacatgcagcaaagggccgcgggtTGGATTCGAACCCGAGATGCTGTGGTAAGGACTTAGCCTTGTACATGGCAAGCGCGCTCTACCTGGTGAGGTACTGGGGTGCCCCActtgccattttttaaaaatgagactACATATatgtgaccttttttttttttttttttttagagatttATGTCAGAACAAATGGGCTTGAAGCTGGGTTTCACAGACAGGCCAAGGGAGGACTAACatattgctggttttggtctttttatggaaTTTGTTGTCAATAAGAAAATTATATAATATCACCAGTCTCTTTCTTTATGTCTGATATATATGTAAATTCATGCAAACACTTTAGTATAATATGGACattagctaacagtatataaatgcATATTGTCAGGCTGTGACATCAACCTGCAAGATGTATTTAGTCAGGATGACTATTTCATTCTTAATCCTTTCTTCTCTACCTCTTCATTCATTACAAACCTCCTGGTTACTATCCATTTATATTTTCTCACATTCCTGTATCATCCAACTGGTTCAAATTTTAACAGGCTAATCCCTCCAgtcaaaaaacccaaaaatacCTCTTGTTCTCTCTTACCTAAATAGGAAGCTATCACTAATCAATGTGGTCTTTATTAACCAAATTAGCCACATCTGTAGTTCATAAAGTTGATATCAACATCTAACCACATCACAATGCCATTCAGAATCAGTGCAATGATGGTCAAATTGTGAGGTATGTTGCTAATGGATTATGGGATTATTTTCCATAATCAGGCATTAATCAGAGAGGGAGTCTACACCAAAAGTCTAATCTATGTTGTATTAACAGCACTTCAAAGCTGTCTGATTGAGCTTTATGTGTGGCAACAGTTACCTGTGTTATATGTGACTCACCAGAGAAGACATCCAAGTAGGGTACTGTGGTAGTGGACGTCTGCCGTCCATGTGCTCTCCTTGAGCCTAGTGTCCAGTAAGTCCCGCCTGTGTAACTCTTCTCTGATGACTCCTGCTCTGGGAATTTGGCCCAGCCACCCTGCCTTCCTCTTAGCTCATCCAGCTCTGTGGACCAGTCTGCAGACACACTGATGGGGCCAGCAATGGAGCAGGATCTCTGCTTGTGCCTCCTAAACCCCTTGACCCCACTGGATTCCACTGAAGCAACGGTGGCATCTGTTTTTCTGGGCACATGGGGGCTGGTAATGGGAGAGCCAATTGGAGAGGTTAGCTGCCTGGTGGTGGTCTTAACATAGGAGGGGTGGACTAGAGGGTAGAGTTTGACAGTGGAGGGGGAGATGGAGGACGTCCGTCTAGGCTGAGAAACAGGGGGGCTGTCTGTTATTAGCTGGCTAATAGACAAACTACTCTTCCTCCTTTTCAGGGACAGGAAGTCCCGTCTCCCAGTGTCCtgttcctcctccctctccataGACAGTTCCATGCTGCTCGCACTCTTGTGAGACCCCATCGGCCCTGCCCCTGCCACCACAGGATCCAAGCAGACACATGGCGCACATGTATTTTTGCACTGTGCAGCCAGATTATCTTGACGGTGCTGTACCGGGCTCTCCAGGTCATCCTGGGACTCCTCAGCACTCTCATACGAGGTGGTGGTGGCTGTAGTGTCAGGGAAGCTATACGTGCTGTTAGTCTTTGGGAAAAGGCTGCcactgcttctctctgtgtctggtGCTGAAGATGATGGACCACTCTCACTCAGGGACCCTGGCCCAGATGAATTTCTTGATATGGGTATGACACGGCTTTCGTTCTCTAATTCCTTATTTTCTCTGCTTACTTCTTGAGGTACACATTCACTACCAACAAGGGGTGAGAAAAATTCCTTATCCAGATTAATTAGCTGGTGAGATATTACCTTCTCAGGGGTTATGTTCCTCTCAGAGGTCAACCCTTCAGAGAAATGCCCTGCCACCATTTCCAGCACCCTGTCACTTTCCACACACTTGTTTCTTATGGCCTGTTGGATGTCAGAGAGCAGGTCTTcattttcagctgctgctgagtgAAAACTGTAGAGGTCAGCATCCGACCCCGAGCTTGTCTTCCGGCCAATCTCATCCACCATAGATTGGTGACTGTCTGCGGTCAAATGGCTTAGATCCCCCTCAACATCTGATAGCATGCCCATCTCATCAGCTGACAGGCTTGCCTCTGCACAGGGCTTGAGCCCTGCTTTGCCCAAGTCTGCTGATCTCCCATCTTCCAACATGTCATCCTTAGACAATCCTTTCGCCTTTGATAAACTCTTCCTGATCTTCATGCCGGAAAACACAGACCCCTTCGACTCTGACTTTGATTTCTTCCTACCACTATGTTCTACTCCTCCTTTACTTATCTTATTGTGGgactttttagattttttgtcCACTTCCCTCTCATCAGCATCACCATCACCGGAGACATCCCCTGCTGCTCCaacacttcctcctcctttcttctgcTTAGTTTCCTGGTTCCCCATGTTCCTGAGCAGGCGGACACCCTTGGCTAACAGGCCATGCTGCTGGGGTCGAGGCTGGACATGCTGGACTTCCTCCGGGGCTGCTACTGATGCTGGTCCTCTGTTGGTCAGAGCCCTTTCAGCGCTACCTAATCCCTGCTGTCTGCCCACCACAGTTAAAGGCAGCTGTGAGAATGATGCTGCCTCCCCCAGCGCcactgatgctgatgatgaaaggaggaggagactgGCACTGACAGCCGCGGGCTCGCTACCACTCACTCTTCgttctccccccctcccctgcacagcctctctgactctctgatccttcctctctttttgcCCCTCCTTTCCATGCCCATCTGCTCCTGCATGCTCGGCTGTCTTGCATAATGGGCTACTGGTCGAACGAGCAAGGCGCTGATGCTCCGGAGTGCGTTGCCCTTGTCCATTTTCGACTGACGGGGAAAGAAATTGCTTAGGATGCTGTTGCTGATGCTCTAAAATGCACTGTTGTTGCTGGTATTGTTGATTAAGAAGTGAGTGCTGTTGTTTACGGAGGATATTGGTAACGCTGCTCTTCCTCCTGCCTTTAAAAGTGGTAGTGAAGAAACTTTCTTTCAGAAAGGGCACTTGGGTCTCCACTGTCTTAATAGTCTGCATCCTGACCACTGTGGCTTCATCCAGAGGGGAGACGATCTAGACAGGCTGAAGTAAAAGGAAAAGAACAAGTTAAAATcacattaattcattttatgtttaagCTTAGCTTCACAATAGCAGAGGAGAGGCAATCTGTTCTCAGTGATGTCATGAGGTAAAAGTTGAACATAAGGGCAAGCTGACATAATTAGTCTTATGTTTCTTGCTGCCATGCAGTGTGTAAATTTTTTGTATATAGGGATCAAAAACAGTGTTCTCTTGTTTTGATTATTCCATAAAAAATCTTATAGTAAAAGACTAAAAAGTATTTAACTATAATTTCCAACGTGTTTTTGCACTTTATTAGAATTTAAGTGTCCATTACTTGCATAGATTTTTTGCTTTCCCAGACAAAGATATCTGATTGATTCAGGAATAGCTAGATTGCGAATCATGTGACACTACTGGTGACAGCAAGAGAAACAAAGTGAAATTACCATAATTAATTACAATGCAGGCACATATAAAactgtagagctgaaatgattagttgataaatcaattagtcgatcttCAGAAAATTACTCAGATTCTTGACACCagatttgatcagcactgcctagtgaCAGTTTGATGAGTTTCGTGAGCTTCATGCCTTGCTGGCATTGCACCACTTGCTGCTGCCACGCTGTCAGACGCCTCTCGTCGCCAGCTcccactgaaaatgaatgactaCCAGTTGCTTTTGTAGCTCATGAAGCCATCGTATCAAACCCATATAGGGCCCTTATTGTAGCAGaactatttacaaatgtgaGTGGAGAGTTGTGTAACTGtctcaatctgtgtgtgtgcgagtaatcagatttgtaaatgtgggAGAGAATCTCTAGCCTACTGAGAATTGTGAATGTGTACAGgaatctgtaaatgtgtattcagaatgtgtgtgcgtaatcagatttgtaaatgtgtaaaaaaaaaaaaactccaaatctgtattcagatttgtaaatgtattgagatttgtaaatgtgtagagATATCAGTAACTACGTGCATAGATATATGGCTGAAAAGTTATAGCTATACAGCCTACATACCAACGGTCGACGGTAGCACCCAGTGATTTTACTGACATTGCTGGGCTAGGTAGTGGTAGTGGCTGCAGTTATGCCAATGCAAGACTGCAATGGAATCTTAGATTAGattaattagattagatttattttttaattagattAATTTTTAGGTTAATTTTAAACTCGCTTAAAATCACTGGGTTCTACCACCAACTGGTATGTAGGCTGAATAGTTACTTAGGCACACAGACATTTGTAGATCTCTGCCACGGCAGAAGTGTAGCAAAGGTCACGTGTAAAAAGACAGCCAATTGAGAGGCCCGCCTGAGTTGTAACTGATGACTTGTCTGTATTTCCAGCTCTTGgagcaaaatacttttttagccatatatctatgtatgcatttacagatttctctaaacatttacaaatctcaATACACTTGCAAATCTGAATACAGATTTggagattttatttatttttttttttacacatttacaaatctgattacgcacacacagattgagatacagttacacaactctccactcacatttgtaaatagttCTGCTACAATAATGGCCCCATAAAtccgccccatattagataaatggCTATGATTGGCCCGACAGAATCCAGAACGGGTGGAgatctgtttgaatgggaggggggccaGACAGGCCAGAAACATGAGCTcggcagattcgtctggttccgAGGatatttatatagcaaatattcatttaaatcaGACTATACAAAATAAGTCTCATGTCAAAATGGAAAATTGTGTTTCACAAATTCCTACTTGTTCAAACTGCCCTATACTGATAAAATGTTCTTGGGTGATACATATTATGTCTACAGTTAAATACAcagtacagtattattattGCAAATAATTTCATTTACAAACAGGGCCTGTGCGGGCCTGCATCAAGGCTTGACTGAGGACTGATTCATGCCTATGAGTGTGGTAAAGTGTGACAAAGTTGAGCCATTTAACACTAATTATAAAGATTGCCTTTCTTACTTCAAGAGCAAAAAGCAAGTGGtttaaaaataatgcaaattAAGTGGGTGAAACCaattacacataaataaataagatacatattcttaaaaatgtatatcctaattaaaagaaaacatatttgctaGAAATTACAAGCTCACACATTCAttaaagtttgtgtttgtccaaacacttcaataaaaaaactaaaaaaggtTTCTTGTACTTGACCACTTCAGAACatgaaatggtgaaaaaaaactGTGGATAAGGCTCTTAGTTAGacatttttaaacttattttataaATGACAGTGTACTTGCCTGACTGGTGGATTCTCCTCAGTGGATCAGCACTGActgaagaaaacaacacaaatgggTGTTTGTCTTCGCCTATGAGCCACTCCTTAGCCATGGGTCACATGAAGTTGGTATTTTCCCTCATCACATGCCTGGTCTCCTTGGCCATCTCCCATTAGCACTATCTGAGACTCTCCTCACTAACTTCATCAAGCCTCATCATGGTTAACATACAGAACTGTGCAACAGTCAAGACCACTCttgtatttattcagttaattaGACACTCAATGCTAATGGTGTGGTAGTATCAGATAGTGATGCAGGAATATATTTAACAGAAACTCACACAAAAAGCTTCTGCTTCCACACATAATATCAAGTTGATCAGTACTTTGCACTTTTGGTTTGGCGCACCCTGGTGCCACTTTTAAGTCCATCCCTCCAATCAAAAAATGAGTTTCAGCTGTGTCCTGTCAACATAAGCGGTTAACAGACGTATCAGTGACCCTAACTGCTATTTAAACAACTACAGGTTTCTGAAGAAAGTGGATATAAGATAATTCAAGTACAAAGAGAACATTAAAGACAACAATTCTACAAACTAGATGATTataacaaaatagaaaaaaaaaatgggcgACCTAATACATGTAACTGTAAAAGAGCAGACAGACCACTGAAACTATCACCATCACAAAGATTGGAGAGATTTTaataatttacagaaaaaatgtaaagatcTATTCTTTATCATATCATGCAATACTCTCCAGACAATGTTTTAGTGGCAGGAAATTAATTCTACAGTTG
This region of Siniperca chuatsi isolate FFG_IHB_CAS linkage group LG11, ASM2008510v1, whole genome shotgun sequence genomic DNA includes:
- the fmn2a gene encoding LOW QUALITY PROTEIN: formin-2 (The sequence of the model RefSeq protein was modified relative to this genomic sequence to represent the inferred CDS: inserted 1 base in 1 codon); amino-acid sequence: MQTIKTVETQVPFLKESFFTTTFKGRRKSSVTNILRKQQHSLLNQQYQQQQCILEHQQQHPKQFLSPSVENGQGQRTPEHQRLARSTSSPLCKTAEHAGADGHGKEGQKERKDQRVREAVQGRGGERRVSGSEPAAVSASLLLLSSSASVALGEAASFSQLPLTVVGRQQGLGSAERALTNRGPASVAAPEEVQHVQPRPQQHGLLAKGVRLLRNMGNQETKQKKGGGSVGAAGDVSGDGDADEREVDKKSKKSHNKISKGGVEHSGRKKSKSESKGSVFSGMKIRKSLSKAKGLSKDDMLEDGRSADLGKAGLKPCAEASLSADEMGMLSDVEGDLSHLTADSHQSMVDEIGRKTSSGSDADLYSFHSAAAENEDLLSDIQQAIRNKCVESDRVLEMVAGHFSEGLTSERNITPEKVISHQLINLDKEFFSPLVGSECVPQEVSRENKELENESRVIPISRNSSGPGSLSESGPSSSAPDTERSSGSLFPKTNSTYSFPDTTATTTSYESAEESQDDLESPVQHRQDNLAAQCKNTCAPCVCLDPVVAGAGPMGSHKSASSMELSMEREEEQDTGRRDFLSLKRRKSSLSISQLITDSPPVSQPRRTSSISPSTVKLYPLVHPSYVKTTTRQLTSPIGSPITSPHVPRKTDATVASVESSGVKGFRRHKQRSCSIAGPISVSADWSTELDELRGRQGGWAKFPEQESSEKSYTGGTYWTLGSRRAHGRQTSTTTVPYLDVFSGRTLLDWLCMRHGDGSTEEEAKELCHRMLIQSLLHPFSDGTAELPIDSTVSAVFNEEQLYTWASVGLPVSSHLWELYGGRTTGREQSLRSPLHQSSAKTPGALHSQTESSRLKSSQSSSEDESCLIPQLERTIDDLRIKIDVLQGQQASLAKGSSGALGAAHHKASQMRGGRLGKMSQEVSVQTSPVEEGFKFDMPFNGGSGSVSSSVSSSIPKSTKSFVCTCQQRQQSSAHPALPPPPPPPPPPPISGGMPPPPPPTLLPGGVAPPPPPHPPPLPGFGPCPPPPPPSSSSPTRCWTSPPPPRLVLDLTPPPPPPGXGPPPPPPPPGFGPPPPPGPMPSMMAQEAASAKAVIEPPKPMKPLYWTRIQLHDKKPIDSLVWEKIEEPTVDFEEFVELFSKSAVKEKKKPISDTISKSKTKQVVKLLSNKRSQAVGILMSSIHLDMKDIQNAVLNMDNTVVDLETLQALYENRAQADEMAGIKKHIKSSKDKEDAKPLDKPEQFLFQLSQIPNFSERVFCILFQSTFHECITSILRKIEILQRVCKTLQSGECVLQVLGLVLAFGNFMNGGNRSRGQADGFTLDILPKLKDVKSSDNSQSLLSYIVAYYLRHFDEDAGRETCVYPLPEPQDLFQASQMKFEDFQRDLRKLRKDLNACSAETEKVCKLSSEDNLQPFKDKMEGFLSQAKTELETQEKQLGDTQKIFLELSVSFSVKPKGGEKEVSPNTFFSIWHEFSTDFKDQWKKQNKLMLQERVKMAEECFKQAREKASYNVKPKHATGIKAKLGQKI